The Paenibacillus spongiae nucleotide sequence GCGGATCGAAGCCAAATGTCTGCAGCAAATTATTAATGAGGCCATGCTCGGTCGCAAACAAGCTGTAGACGATATAGCTGACGATGATCCACGACAGAAAGTGAGGAAACAGCAGCGTCGACTGCGATACCCTCTTGAAGACGTGCGAGCGGACTTCATTCAATAGAATGGCGAACAGCAGCGCGACGACGGTTCCGAATGCAATCGACAGCAAATTCAGCTTGATCGTATTCCAGGTGACCATCGTTGCAGCCGTCGACTGAAAGAAGAACTCAAAGTTCTTGAAGCCGACCCATTCGCTATCGAAGATTCCCTTCGCATAATTGAATCTTTGAAACGCGATAACCATATAGGGCAGCGTCATGTATCCGAAAATGAAAGTGTACAGCATTGCCGGGAGCACCAGCAAATAAGAAACCGGATTTTTGCGGATATCGGTAAAGATGGTGTAGCGTTTAGTACGCTCAGGCTTGGCGCGGCCCATAGCATCGTCCCCTTTTCATGCTCGTTTCGCAATCGTTTGCGCTCCTTCAAGTATGCTGCCGCCGATAGGGGACGCGAAAGTCAAAATACTTCAAAACCGTTTAAATTCAAGGCATTTTCGGACTTTAAATCGAAGCTATAGCTATAATTTTCGCGAAAACGAAGCGGCTGCCATTGCAATAAACAGGCATCTATTTTAAAGTTTGATCATTGAGAGATGTTTACGAATCTTTTTTAGACGAGAGGATTCATGAAAGAGAGAGAGAGATTAAAGGGGAGCAGGCTTGGATGAAGGGGAATTCATTTTTTCATTACTCGGTTTATCGTAAAATGCTGGGTAATTTCGTTCTGCTTGTCGCGATTGCGGTGCTTGCCGTCAGCAGCACGCTGTACTTTCTATTCGCGTCCAGAACGGAGCAGACGATTGGCAATCATGTGATATCCATGCTGCAGCAAACCAGCTACGCATCCAATATCGTGCATGAGCAGATCGAGACCATCGGCAGCCATCTGCTGAACAACAACCGCGTCATTACCTCGCTGATGAACAAACAGCATAGTTATGTACAGGACCGCGACGCCATGGATATTCTGATGGACATTCAAGCGACGTATCCGTTCATTAAATATTTGGGGATCTATAACGATTATACGAAGCGGTATTTGAATACGGCCGGTACCCCATTCAAGCTGAACGAGCTGGAGAAGCGGCATGTGGCGGATACGTCGGATATGGCCTATATGAGCTATTTCCCGCAGGATCTCCTGCCATCCTATGCAGACCCGTCGGCGCCGCCCGAGCATGTGCTTACCTTCATACTGCGTCCGGATTATGCGCTGACCTCGGCCTATAAAGGGGCAATCGTCATTCATGTCGATGAGAAGTACATCTTGAGCACGATCCAATCGATCGGAAGCGGAAGCGACGACGTGTTCGTCATGGATACCGGCGGGCTCGTCCTGTCCCATACCGATTCAAGGCAGTTCAAGCGGAGCTTCGGCGAGCTTCCGTATATTCAGCGTATTCTGGAATCGGGTCAGACGGCCGATCATTTCAAAACCGAAATCGACGGCCGGAATCAACTGGTCACTTACGTGAAGTCCAGCCAGCTTGGCTGGTATTTCGTCAGCATTAAGCCTTATCACACGCTGATCGCGGATATTTCCATACTGCGGGGCTACACGTCGCTCATTGCGCTGGCGATTATCGTCCTGGGCGGCATGACCGCCTATTTCGCGACGAACAAGCTGTATAACCCGCTCGGCAGGCTCATCAGCAAGGTTCATGAGGCAACCGGCACGGACAGCTCCGATCGTAAGCAAAAGCGGAACGAATTTTCCCTGCTGTCCGAAGCCTTCTCCAACGTCATCGATCAGGCGACCTCGGTCGAAGCGGAGAAGAGGCAGTCTTTGCCGGTGCTCAAAAAAACGTATCTGCAGCATTTGCTGAAAGCGACGCATGCCGATTTGTCTTCCACGAATGTCATTCATTCCGCGATTGACGGACATTTCGCAAGTCCCTTCTATACGGTCGTCCTCGCGCAGATCGACCGTTATGAAGCGTTCGAGCAAAAGCATGACCAGCGGAAGCAGGGCTTGTTCCGCTTCTCGGTCAGCAATATTAGCAGCGAGCTCCTGCAAAAGCATGCCCGCAATGAAGCCATCGTCGTCGACGAACGGACGCTTGCGATCTTAATGCTGCCGGAAGCTCCACTGGAACCCGGCGGCCTGCTGCTGACGCTCGCAGAAATACAGGAGGTCATTCAAAGCTACTTCCACTTCACCGTCACCTTCAGCATCGGGGACACCGTGAGCGACCGGAACGAGGTGCATCATTCCTTCGCATCGGCGCTGGAATATGCGAATGACCGTTTTTTCCTCGGCTCCAAATCGATCATACACGCCGAGCTTGTCCTCCGAAGGCAGACCTTCCACGCTTATCCGGCATCGGCGGAGAAGAAGCTCAGCGAGGCGCTGCGATTGAATCATGCCGGCAAAATCGATCAGGCGCTCGGCTTGTTCTCACGGCAGCTGCGTGAAATGAGCTATTATCAGGCGATTCTGAGCGCCAATCAATTGTTGAATGTGCTGCTCCGCGATTTTGACGGGACGCTGCCGATCATGCAGGACTACTCGAAGGAATATTTCGATACGGTGAATGCGCTCCAGAAGCAGGAGACGCTCGAAGAAGTGCAGGAGCTGCTGCGGAATTTCTGCAGGCTGATCAGCGTGCTGGCCGAGAAGAAGCAGACGAGCAAGTCGGACAGCCTGATCGATTCCATATGCGCCTATCTGCAGGAGCGTTATCAGGAGCCGGATCTGGGGATCGAGACCATTGCAGTCGACGTGCAGCTGTCGCCCGGCTATCTGGGCAAGCTGTTCCGCAGCCATACCCAGATGTCCTTTAACGATTATTTGAAGAATATCCGGATGGAGGAAGCCAAGAAGCTGCTCTTGACTACCGGAGAGCCGGTAGCGGCCATCAGCGAGAAGGTCGGCATTCTGAACACCACCTACTTCTTTACGCTGTTCAAGAAAACCTACGGCTTCTCGCCGGCCCAATTCCGGGAGCAGCACGGCAAGTAAGTGGAGACGCAATCGATTGAAGGAGTACGGGGGGAACGGTCAAGTTCGGCTGGTTTGCACCAATTCAGCCAAGAACAGGACTCCAGCCCATATTGGGTTACATTAACCCTGTTGGGTTTGGTAGGGACCCTATGTAAGCGAGCCTGCTGCCGCTGGTTCGCTTACGATCTGGAGGTTCCGTCCTCCTGGTGTACCTCATCCTACCTCACCTCAATCAACAGACGGTTTAAACGCGCTGGATGTTCCTTTTATTCCCGCTTATATCGACCTTTATCTATATAAAGAGGAGCTGACCCATGGTCTGCTCCTCCATTCGCTATCCTAGTTTGTTCCTTTGCTCAGCAATCCCTGCTCCAGCATCGATTCGGCGAGCAGAACGGCACCTTTTCCGGCACCCATCTTCGTATTGTGCGACACCAGCACATATTTTACGCCGCCGAGTACCGGCTCGGTTTCCAGTCTTCCCATGCTCGTCGTCATTCCGCCTCCGAGCTCGCGGTCCAAGCGGGGCTGGGGACGGTAAGGATCGTCGAAGACATGAATCATTTCCTCGGGGGCCGAGTGCAGGCCCTTGCCTTGGAAAGGATTATAGCGGCGGATCGCTTCTTTAATCTCGTCGAGATCCGCCTGTCGATTTAATCCGACGAATACGGATTCGGTATGTCCGTCCAGGACGTTCGCTCTCGTGCAGATACAATTGATATTAATCTCCGCCGGAACGATCCCTTCATCCGAATATTGGCCGAGGATCTTCAGCAGTTCTTTGCGAACCTTGCCCTCTTCGTTCGGGATGTAAGGGATGATATTGTCCAGAATATCCAGCGTACGGACCCCCGGGCTTCTTCCCGCGCCGCTGACCGATTGCATGGAGACCATAAGCACATTATTAATGCCGAAATGCTCATGCAGCGGCTTTAACGTTACGGCCAAACCGGTGACCGTACAATTCGGCACGGGCAGGACGAAGCCCTTCCAGCCGCGTTCCTGCTGCTGCCTGCGGATCAACGCCGCATGATCGTCGTTGACGCCGGTAATGAGCAGCGGCGTATCGTCGAAATAACGGAATGCGGATGCCGTTGAGAAGGTCGGGGTCGTCTGCGCGAACCAAGGCTCCAGCTCCTGGGCCAGGTCGGATTCAATCGCCGTGAAGATCACATCGACCGACTCCGGACGGAACTCCTTGGAGGAAACGACCGGAACGCCCAGCATGTCGCCGGGAACCGGCGTATTCTGCGTCCAGCGCGACGATCCGTTCGATTCCCGCAGCGCTTCCTCGTAATTCGTCACCGTTCTGGATGTAACCATCAAAACCACTTCAAAACTCGGATGATGGGATAAGGCCTGAACAAATTGCTGTCCGGCCATTCCTGTTGCTCCAACAATTGCCGCTCTTAACCGAGACATTGTCACACACTCCTTCTGTTGTCGTTCCTTTTATATTATGGTGCCGTTAGTAACATTCTCATTGAAATATAGACAAATAAAAAAAATCCCACCCCCAAGACGTTAGTCTCGGGGACGAGATTAGTATGCTCGTGGTACCACCCCAAATTTACAAATATGTCGCCATATTTGCCTCTTCAAGTACGGCATCTGCAGCATGGCAGATACGTATACTCTAGCTCTATAACAGGAGCTCCCGTTACACCATCCCCATCTTGGTTCCGATGTACTGCTCAGAGGCTTTCTTCAATAAAGAATTCTTTGCTCCCTCTCAACAACCGGAGCTCTCTGTAAAAGAATTTTCTTTATTTACTTTTCTCGTCATCGCATTTGAATATTGGAATCAGGTTACCAGACATTCACGCCGGAGTAAAGGTATTTTTGTCGAACTTGTCCGGTTATCAATGAATTCCCAACGAAAACTCGCCCCCGCTTAGCTAGAACTAACATTGGTAAATTACATAACTGTTATCAAAGAGCCCTTCAATTAAATCCTGTTGTCTAATCAAGAAGTACAGCCTCCCATAATCGCCCCACATCATATTCGTTTTGAAATAGTCTGAATCTGCCTGGAAAAGCAATATCCAGTCGAGAGGAGACTCATGATCACACTGGTACTGTAAGTCGGCTTGATATTGATCCGGATAGCCCATAAGTTTAGTTATAAATTGATCAGCATTGCAGTGTCTTTCTACAAACGCTTTATGGAATCTCCAATATTTATCAATAAAATATTTATCTTCCAAACTTATTCCAAAGCTTTTTGCAGCAGACGATTCAACAGGTGGCACATTGGGTTCGCAGGAATACTTGATTTCACAAGCTCTATAA carries:
- a CDS encoding ABC transporter permease; the encoded protein is MGRAKPERTKRYTIFTDIRKNPVSYLLVLPAMLYTFIFGYMTLPYMVIAFQRFNYAKGIFDSEWVGFKNFEFFFQSTAATMVTWNTIKLNLLSIAFGTVVALLFAILLNEVRSHVFKRVSQSTLLFPHFLSWIIVSYIVYSLFATEHGLINNLLQTFGFDPHNWYSDPKPWTWILVALSVWKETGMSAVIYLAAITAIDDSLYEAAKIDGASRWQQIKSITLPMLMPTVSILTLLAIGKIFYSDFGMIYAIIGDNGMLYSTTDVIDTYTFRTLRTSGNPSIAMAIGMYQSVVGFVLVLTANWAVKKFNRDSAIF
- a CDS encoding helix-turn-helix domain-containing protein is translated as MKGNSFFHYSVYRKMLGNFVLLVAIAVLAVSSTLYFLFASRTEQTIGNHVISMLQQTSYASNIVHEQIETIGSHLLNNNRVITSLMNKQHSYVQDRDAMDILMDIQATYPFIKYLGIYNDYTKRYLNTAGTPFKLNELEKRHVADTSDMAYMSYFPQDLLPSYADPSAPPEHVLTFILRPDYALTSAYKGAIVIHVDEKYILSTIQSIGSGSDDVFVMDTGGLVLSHTDSRQFKRSFGELPYIQRILESGQTADHFKTEIDGRNQLVTYVKSSQLGWYFVSIKPYHTLIADISILRGYTSLIALAIIVLGGMTAYFATNKLYNPLGRLISKVHEATGTDSSDRKQKRNEFSLLSEAFSNVIDQATSVEAEKRQSLPVLKKTYLQHLLKATHADLSSTNVIHSAIDGHFASPFYTVVLAQIDRYEAFEQKHDQRKQGLFRFSVSNISSELLQKHARNEAIVVDERTLAILMLPEAPLEPGGLLLTLAEIQEVIQSYFHFTVTFSIGDTVSDRNEVHHSFASALEYANDRFFLGSKSIIHAELVLRRQTFHAYPASAEKKLSEALRLNHAGKIDQALGLFSRQLREMSYYQAILSANQLLNVLLRDFDGTLPIMQDYSKEYFDTVNALQKQETLEEVQELLRNFCRLISVLAEKKQTSKSDSLIDSICAYLQERYQEPDLGIETIAVDVQLSPGYLGKLFRSHTQMSFNDYLKNIRMEEAKKLLLTTGEPVAAISEKVGILNTTYFFTLFKKTYGFSPAQFREQHGK
- the asd gene encoding aspartate-semialdehyde dehydrogenase, with translation MSRLRAAIVGATGMAGQQFVQALSHHPSFEVVLMVTSRTVTNYEEALRESNGSSRWTQNTPVPGDMLGVPVVSSKEFRPESVDVIFTAIESDLAQELEPWFAQTTPTFSTASAFRYFDDTPLLITGVNDDHAALIRRQQQERGWKGFVLPVPNCTVTGLAVTLKPLHEHFGINNVLMVSMQSVSGAGRSPGVRTLDILDNIIPYIPNEEGKVRKELLKILGQYSDEGIVPAEININCICTRANVLDGHTESVFVGLNRQADLDEIKEAIRRYNPFQGKGLHSAPEEMIHVFDDPYRPQPRLDRELGGGMTTSMGRLETEPVLGGVKYVLVSHNTKMGAGKGAVLLAESMLEQGLLSKGTN
- a CDS encoding YwqG family protein, translated to MLTKEKSEEDIPIGASKLGGRPDLPKGMPWPYLNTPYSFIGQVNLADIEEAERYLLPKSGMLYFFLAAHNLFGRIGDYYNEQNARVFYVNDGIALERTDFPHDLNPNWIYRACEIKYSCEPNVPPVESSAAKSFGISLEDKYFIDKYWRFHKAFVERHCNADQFITKLMGYPDQYQADLQYQCDHESPLDWILLFQADSDYFKTNMMWGDYGRLYFLIRQQDLIEGLFDNSYVIYQC